The Streptomyces luteogriseus genome includes a window with the following:
- a CDS encoding adenosine deaminase → MSLPKAELHLHIEGTLEPELAFELAARNGVTLPYADTDELREAYRFEDLQSFLNLYYELMAVLRTERDFEDLANAYLARAAAQGVRHAEIFFDPQAHTGRGLEIGTVVEGLWRALGSSEANHGVSTRLILCFLRDESAESALATLDAAKPYLDRITGVGLDSAEVGHPPVKFRDVYEAAAALGLRRVAHAGEEGPPEYITEALDVLGVERVDHGLRCVEDPALVERLVRDRVPLTLCPLSNVRLRTVDTLADHPLPAMLDAGLMCTVNSDDPAYFGGYAGDNFDAVRATLGLTEERLRELARNSFLASFLEDDEELRARYLAEVDAYTFG, encoded by the coding sequence ATGTCCCTCCCCAAAGCCGAACTGCACCTTCACATCGAAGGCACCCTGGAACCGGAACTCGCCTTCGAGCTCGCCGCGCGCAACGGTGTCACGCTGCCGTACGCCGACACGGACGAGCTGCGCGAGGCCTACCGGTTCGAGGACCTGCAGTCCTTCCTGAACCTGTACTACGAGCTCATGGCCGTCCTGCGCACCGAGCGGGACTTCGAGGACCTGGCGAACGCCTATCTCGCCCGGGCCGCCGCGCAGGGCGTGCGGCACGCGGAGATCTTCTTCGACCCGCAGGCCCACACCGGCCGCGGCCTGGAGATCGGCACGGTCGTCGAGGGGCTGTGGCGTGCGCTGGGGAGCAGCGAGGCCAACCACGGCGTCTCGACCCGGCTGATCCTGTGCTTCCTGCGCGACGAGTCCGCCGAGTCGGCCCTGGCCACACTGGACGCGGCCAAGCCGTACCTGGACCGGATCACCGGCGTCGGCCTCGACTCCGCCGAGGTCGGGCATCCGCCGGTGAAGTTCCGCGATGTCTATGAGGCCGCTGCCGCGCTGGGCCTGCGGCGGGTCGCCCACGCCGGCGAGGAGGGCCCGCCGGAGTACATCACCGAGGCGCTGGACGTCCTCGGCGTGGAGCGGGTCGACCACGGGCTGCGCTGCGTGGAGGACCCGGCGCTGGTGGAGCGGCTGGTGCGCGACCGGGTGCCGCTGACGCTCTGCCCGCTGTCCAACGTCCGGCTGCGCACGGTCGACACCCTCGCCGACCACCCCCTGCCCGCGATGCTGGACGCGGGCCTGATGTGCACGGTCAACTCCGACGACCCGGCCTACTTCGGCGGCTACGCCGGGGACAACTTCGACGCCGTGCGCGCCACCCTCGGCCTCACCGAGGAGCGGCTGCGCGAGCTGGCCCGCAACTCCTTCCTCGCCTCCTTCCTGGAGGACGACGAGGAGCTGCGGGCGCGGTATCTCGCCGAGGTGGACGCCTACACCTTCGGTTAG
- a CDS encoding 16S rRNA (uracil(1498)-N(3))-methyltransferase — protein sequence MTAPVFVVEHFDAGGGGRYVLDGPEGRHAVSVKRLRAGEDVILTDGAGRWADCVVLGTEGKDRLILQLDSVSEEPAEQPRVTVVQALPKGDRGELAVETMTEVGVDAIVPWAAARCITQWKGDRGVKALGKWRATAREAGKQSRRVRFPEVAEAATTKQVAALLAGADFAAVLHESGDEPLATAELPSTGDIVLAVGPEGGVAPEELALFEEAGARAYRLGRSVLRTSTAGTAAAAVLLARTGRWS from the coding sequence GTGACCGCGCCGGTGTTCGTGGTCGAGCACTTCGACGCGGGCGGCGGCGGCCGGTACGTCCTGGACGGGCCGGAGGGGCGGCACGCCGTCTCCGTGAAACGGCTGCGCGCCGGTGAGGACGTCATCCTCACGGACGGGGCGGGCCGCTGGGCGGACTGCGTCGTGCTCGGCACGGAGGGCAAGGACCGGCTGATCCTCCAGCTGGACTCGGTGTCCGAGGAGCCCGCCGAGCAGCCCCGGGTCACCGTCGTCCAGGCCCTGCCCAAGGGCGACCGGGGCGAGCTCGCCGTCGAGACGATGACCGAGGTCGGCGTCGACGCGATCGTGCCCTGGGCGGCGGCGCGCTGCATCACGCAGTGGAAGGGCGACCGCGGGGTCAAGGCGCTGGGCAAGTGGCGTGCCACGGCCCGGGAGGCCGGCAAGCAGTCCCGCCGGGTGCGCTTCCCGGAGGTCGCGGAGGCGGCGACGACCAAGCAGGTGGCCGCCCTGCTGGCCGGGGCGGACTTCGCCGCCGTGCTGCACGAGAGCGGGGACGAACCGCTGGCGACGGCCGAACTGCCGTCCACCGGTGACATCGTGCTGGCCGTGGGGCCCGAGGGGGGCGTCGCGCCGGAGGAGCTGGCGCTGTTCGAGGAGGCGGGGGCGCGGGCGTACCGCCTCGGGCGCAGTGTGCTGCGCACATCGACTGCCGGGACGGCCGCCGCGGCCGTGCTCCTGGCACGCACCGGACGCTGGTCCTGA
- a CDS encoding S41 family peptidase encodes MTSPAYLRFPHVHGDLVAFTAEDDVWLAPFDGGRAWRVSADNMPVTQPRISPDGTTVAWTSTRDGAPEVYIARVDGGPAKRLTYWGSYKTQVRDWTPDGEVLAISTEGQASLRRTWARAVPLDGGPATTLPYGPVGDVAHGPHTVLLSAPMGREAAWWKRYRGGTAGKLWIDREDDGEFVRLHEDLDGNLEYPLWVGDRLGFLSDHEGTGALYSSLADGSDLRRHTPLDGFYARHAATDGTRVVYSSAGELWVLDDLEGAEPRRLDVRLGGQRVDLQPFPLNASRWFGSASPDHTARGSAVAVRGSVHWVTHRAGPARALAATPGVRARLPRTFRADGEQWVVWVTDAEGDDALEFAPATGLAPGATPRRLAAGQLGRVLDLAMAPDGSRAAVSCHDGRLLLVERETGEVREVDRSEDGDVSGLVFSPDSSWLAWSHPGPRPLCQLKLANTTDLSVTEATPLRFQDYAPAFTMDGKHLAFLSTRSFDPVYDEHVFDLAFVVGARPHLITLAATTPSPFGPQRHGRSFETPDREETPDSEGTPTTRIDLEGLADRIVPFPVEAARYTNLRAAKDGVLWLRHPVAGVLGASRATPDDPEPKSELERYDLAQQRIEHLAADADHFAVSGDGKRVLLWTDGRLKVVPSDRRASGDDDSDSNITVDLGRVRQFVDPAAEWRQMFDENGRIMRDHFWRPDMSGVDWDGVLDRYRPVVERLATHDDLVDLLWEVQGELGTSHAYVTPRGGHGGARQGLLGADISRHEDGSWRVDRILPSETSDPDARSPLAAPGVAVRPGDAIVAIAGQPVDPVAGPGPLLIGTANKPVELTISPSGGGDPRHAVVVPVADEEPLRYHAWVADRRAYVHEKSGGRLGYLHVPDMQAPGWAQIHRDLRVEVAREGLVVDVRENRGGHTSQLVVEKLARRIVGWAVPRGMRPYSYPEDAPRGPVVAVANEFSGSDGDIVNAAIKALGLGPVVGTRTWGGVIGIDSRYRLVDGTLVTQPKYAFWLEGYEWGVENHGVDPDVEVLQRPQDYAAGRDTQLDEAIRLALEALETSPAKTPPGLPT; translated from the coding sequence GTGACATCGCCTGCTTACCTCCGGTTCCCCCATGTGCACGGTGACCTGGTCGCCTTCACCGCCGAGGACGACGTGTGGCTCGCCCCGTTCGACGGCGGCCGGGCCTGGCGGGTCAGCGCCGACAACATGCCGGTGACCCAGCCCCGCATCTCGCCCGACGGCACCACCGTCGCCTGGACCTCCACCCGTGACGGCGCCCCCGAGGTGTACATCGCCCGGGTCGACGGCGGGCCCGCCAAGCGGCTGACGTACTGGGGGAGTTACAAGACACAGGTGCGCGACTGGACCCCGGACGGCGAGGTGCTGGCGATCAGCACCGAGGGGCAGGCGAGCCTGCGCCGCACCTGGGCCCGCGCCGTGCCGCTGGACGGCGGTCCGGCCACCACCCTGCCGTACGGACCCGTCGGCGACGTCGCCCACGGCCCGCACACGGTGCTGCTGTCCGCGCCGATGGGGCGTGAGGCGGCCTGGTGGAAGCGGTACCGCGGCGGCACGGCGGGCAAGTTGTGGATCGACCGCGAGGACGACGGGGAGTTCGTGCGGCTGCACGAGGACCTCGACGGCAACCTCGAGTATCCGCTGTGGGTGGGGGACCGGCTCGGCTTCCTCTCCGACCACGAGGGCACCGGAGCGCTCTACTCCTCCCTCGCCGACGGCTCCGACCTACGCCGCCACACCCCCCTCGACGGGTTCTACGCCCGGCACGCCGCGACCGACGGCACCCGGGTCGTCTACTCCAGCGCCGGTGAACTGTGGGTGCTGGACGACCTGGAGGGGGCCGAGCCGCGGCGGCTGGACGTGCGGCTTGGCGGACAGCGCGTCGATCTGCAGCCGTTCCCGCTGAACGCCTCCCGCTGGTTCGGGTCGGCGTCCCCCGACCACACGGCGCGCGGCAGCGCGGTCGCCGTCCGCGGCTCCGTGCACTGGGTCACCCACCGCGCCGGACCGGCCCGCGCGCTGGCCGCGACACCCGGGGTGCGGGCCCGTCTGCCGCGCACCTTCCGCGCGGACGGCGAGCAGTGGGTGGTGTGGGTGACGGACGCCGAGGGCGACGACGCCCTGGAGTTCGCGCCCGCCACCGGACTCGCCCCGGGGGCGACACCCCGCCGGCTAGCCGCCGGGCAGCTCGGCCGGGTGCTGGACCTCGCCATGGCGCCCGACGGCAGCCGGGCCGCCGTGTCCTGCCACGACGGCCGCCTGCTGCTCGTGGAGCGGGAGACGGGCGAGGTGCGGGAGGTCGACCGCAGTGAGGACGGTGACGTGTCGGGCCTCGTCTTCTCGCCCGACTCGTCCTGGCTGGCCTGGTCCCACCCCGGCCCCCGGCCGCTGTGCCAGCTGAAACTCGCCAACACCACCGACCTGTCGGTCACCGAGGCCACCCCGCTGCGCTTCCAGGACTACGCGCCCGCGTTCACCATGGACGGCAAGCACCTCGCGTTCCTGTCGACCCGCTCCTTCGACCCGGTCTACGACGAGCACGTCTTCGACCTGGCCTTCGTGGTCGGAGCCCGGCCGCATCTGATCACCCTCGCGGCCACCACACCCTCCCCGTTCGGGCCGCAGCGGCACGGCCGGTCCTTCGAGACGCCCGACCGGGAGGAGACCCCCGACAGCGAGGGCACCCCCACCACCCGCATCGACCTGGAGGGCCTCGCCGACCGCATCGTGCCGTTCCCGGTCGAGGCCGCCCGCTACACCAACCTGCGCGCCGCCAAGGACGGTGTCCTGTGGCTGCGCCATCCGGTCGCCGGTGTGCTCGGCGCGTCCCGGGCCACCCCGGACGACCCCGAACCCAAGTCCGAGCTGGAGCGCTACGACCTCGCCCAGCAGCGCATCGAGCACCTCGCCGCCGACGCCGACCACTTCGCGGTCAGCGGCGACGGCAAGCGGGTGCTGCTGTGGACCGACGGGCGGCTCAAGGTCGTCCCCAGCGACCGGCGTGCCTCCGGCGACGACGACAGCGACTCCAACATCACCGTCGACCTGGGCCGCGTACGCCAGTTCGTCGACCCGGCGGCCGAGTGGCGCCAGATGTTCGACGAGAACGGCCGCATCATGCGGGACCACTTCTGGCGGCCGGACATGAGCGGCGTCGACTGGGACGGTGTCCTCGACCGCTACCGCCCGGTCGTGGAGCGGCTCGCCACCCACGACGACCTGGTCGACCTGCTGTGGGAGGTCCAGGGCGAGCTCGGCACCTCGCACGCCTACGTCACCCCGCGCGGCGGCCACGGCGGCGCCCGCCAGGGTCTGCTCGGCGCCGACATCTCCCGTCACGAGGACGGCAGTTGGCGGGTCGACCGCATCCTGCCCTCCGAGACCTCCGACCCGGACGCCCGCAGCCCGCTGGCCGCCCCCGGCGTCGCGGTGCGCCCCGGCGACGCCATCGTCGCGATCGCCGGGCAGCCCGTCGACCCGGTCGCCGGGCCCGGCCCGCTGCTGATCGGCACGGCGAACAAGCCGGTCGAGCTGACCATCTCCCCGTCCGGCGGCGGCGACCCCCGGCACGCCGTCGTCGTCCCGGTCGCCGACGAGGAACCCCTGCGCTACCACGCCTGGGTCGCCGACCGCCGCGCCTACGTCCACGAGAAGTCCGGCGGCCGCCTCGGCTACCTCCACGTCCCCGACATGCAGGCCCCCGGCTGGGCCCAGATCCACCGCGACCTGCGCGTCGAGGTCGCCCGCGAGGGCCTGGTCGTCGACGTCCGCGAGAACCGCGGCGGCCACACCTCCCAACTGGTGGTCGAGAAGCTGGCCCGCCGCATCGTCGGCTGGGCCGTCCCGCGCGGCATGCGCCCCTACAGCTACCCGGAGGACGCCCCCCGAGGCCCCGTCGTGGCCGTAGCCAACGAGTTCTCCGGGTCCGACGGCGACATCGTCAACGCGGCGATCAAGGCCCTCGGCCTCGGCCCGGTCGTCGGCACCCGCACCTGGGGCGGCGTCATCGGCATCGACAGCCGCTACCGCCTCGTCGACGGCACCCTGGTCACCCAGCCCAAGTACGCCTTCTGGCTGGAGGGCTACGAGTGGGGAGTGGAGAACCACGGCGTGGATCCCGACGTGGAGGTCCTGCAACGCCCGCAGGACTACGCGGCGGGGAGGGACACCCAACTGGACGAAGCGATCCGACTGGCACTGGAGGCACTGGAGACCAGTCCCGCGAAAACGCCCCCGGGCTTGCCCACCTGA
- a CDS encoding histidine triad nucleotide-binding protein has translation MAGEPQEDCLFCKIVAGTIPATIVRQTETTIAFRDINPQAPTHVLVIPKAHYKNAAALAAADPALTADVLREAQAVADEEKLDSHRLVFNTGGGAGQTVWHVHAHVLGGRGLDWPPG, from the coding sequence ATGGCAGGGGAGCCCCAGGAAGACTGCCTGTTCTGCAAGATCGTCGCAGGCACCATCCCGGCGACCATCGTCCGCCAGACGGAAACGACCATCGCGTTCCGCGACATCAACCCTCAGGCCCCCACCCACGTCCTGGTCATCCCCAAGGCGCACTACAAGAACGCCGCGGCCCTGGCCGCCGCCGATCCGGCCCTCACCGCGGACGTGCTCCGCGAGGCCCAGGCCGTCGCCGACGAGGAGAAGCTCGACAGCCACCGCCTCGTCTTCAACACCGGCGGCGGTGCCGGCCAGACGGTCTGGCACGTACATGCCCACGTGCTCGGCGGCCGCGGCCTCGACTGGCCTCCGGGGTAA
- the dnaJ gene encoding molecular chaperone DnaJ → MATDYYAVLGVRRDASQEEIKKAFRRLARELHPDVNPDPKTQERFKEINAAYEVLSDPQKKQVYDLGGDPLSQAGGGGAGGFGAGGFGNFSDIMDAFFGTASQRGPRSRTRRGQDAMIRIEVELDEAAFGTTKDIQVDTAVVCTTCSGEGAAPGTSAQTCDMCRGRGEVSQVTRSFLGQVMTSRPCPQCQGFGTVVPTPCPECAGDGRVRSRRTLTVKIPAGVDNGTRIQLAGEGEVGPGGGPAGDLYVEIHELPHAQFQRRGDDLHCTVTLPMTAAALGTKVPLETLDGLEEVDIRPGTQSGQSIPLHGRGVTHLRGGGRGDLIIHVEVTTPTKLDPEQERLLRELSKLRGEERPTGQFQPGQQGLFSRLKDAFNGR, encoded by the coding sequence GTGGCCACGGACTACTACGCCGTACTCGGCGTGCGCCGCGACGCGTCGCAGGAAGAGATCAAGAAGGCCTTCCGGCGGCTCGCCCGCGAGCTGCACCCGGACGTCAACCCCGATCCGAAGACCCAGGAGCGGTTCAAGGAGATCAACGCCGCTTACGAGGTGCTGTCGGACCCGCAGAAGAAGCAGGTCTACGACCTCGGCGGCGACCCGCTCTCGCAGGCCGGTGGCGGCGGCGCGGGCGGCTTCGGAGCCGGTGGCTTCGGGAACTTCTCGGACATCATGGACGCGTTCTTCGGTACGGCGTCGCAGCGCGGACCGCGCTCGCGCACCCGCCGCGGCCAGGACGCGATGATCCGCATCGAGGTCGAGCTCGACGAGGCCGCCTTCGGCACGACGAAGGACATCCAGGTCGACACGGCCGTCGTCTGCACCACCTGCAGCGGTGAGGGCGCGGCCCCGGGCACCTCCGCCCAGACGTGTGACATGTGCCGCGGCCGCGGTGAGGTCTCGCAGGTCACCCGGTCCTTCCTGGGCCAGGTCATGACGTCCCGCCCGTGCCCGCAGTGCCAGGGCTTCGGCACGGTCGTGCCGACCCCGTGCCCGGAGTGCGCGGGCGACGGCCGTGTCCGGTCCCGCCGTACCCTCACGGTCAAGATCCCGGCCGGTGTCGACAACGGCACGCGCATCCAGCTCGCCGGCGAGGGCGAGGTCGGTCCCGGCGGCGGTCCGGCCGGTGACCTCTACGTCGAGATTCACGAACTTCCCCACGCGCAGTTCCAGCGCCGCGGCGACGACCTGCACTGCACGGTGACGCTCCCCATGACGGCGGCGGCGCTCGGCACGAAGGTGCCGCTGGAGACGCTCGACGGCCTCGAAGAGGTCGACATCCGCCCGGGCACCCAGTCCGGCCAGTCGATCCCCCTGCACGGCCGGGGCGTCACACACCTGCGCGGCGGCGGACGCGGCGACCTCATCATCCACGTCGAGGTCACCACCCCGACCAAGCTCGACCCCGAGCAGGAACGCCTGCTGCGCGAGCTCTCCAAACTCCGCGGCGAGGAGCGCCCCACGGGGCAGTTCCAGCCGGGGCAGCAGGGGCTGTTCTCGCGGTTGAAGGATGCCTTCAACGGGCGCTGA
- a CDS encoding ribonuclease Z, with translation MSVRELVVLGTASQVPTRHRNHNGYLLRWDGEGILFDPGEGTQRQMLRAGVAAHDLNRICVTHFHGDHSLGLAGVIQRINLDRVPHEITAHYPRSGQRFFDRLRYATAYRETVGITEAPVAADGPLARTGGYTLEARKLSHPVESYGYRIVEPDGRRMLPERLAAHGIKGPDVGRIQREGRLGAVSLEDVSETRRGQRFAFVMDTRLCDGVYALAEGCDLLVIESTFLDEDEELAVEHGHLTAGQAARVARDAGVRHLVLTHFSQRYTDPDEFERQARAAGYEGELTVAHDLLRVPVPKRR, from the coding sequence TTGTCCGTTCGTGAACTCGTGGTCCTCGGCACCGCCAGCCAGGTCCCGACCCGGCACCGCAACCACAACGGCTACCTGCTGCGCTGGGACGGCGAGGGCATCCTGTTCGACCCCGGCGAGGGCACGCAGCGCCAGATGCTGCGTGCCGGGGTCGCCGCGCACGACCTGAACCGGATCTGCGTCACGCACTTCCACGGCGACCACTCCCTCGGCCTCGCCGGTGTGATCCAGCGCATCAACCTCGACCGGGTCCCGCACGAGATCACCGCCCACTACCCCCGCTCCGGGCAGCGCTTCTTCGACCGGCTCCGGTACGCCACCGCCTACCGCGAGACCGTCGGCATCACCGAGGCCCCGGTCGCCGCCGACGGGCCCCTCGCCCGCACCGGCGGCTACACGCTGGAGGCCCGGAAGCTGTCGCACCCGGTGGAGTCGTACGGGTACCGGATCGTCGAGCCCGACGGCCGCCGCATGCTGCCCGAGCGGCTCGCCGCGCACGGCATCAAGGGCCCGGACGTCGGCCGGATCCAGCGCGAGGGGAGACTCGGCGCGGTGTCCCTGGAGGACGTCAGCGAGACACGGCGCGGACAGCGGTTCGCGTTCGTCATGGACACCCGGCTCTGCGACGGGGTGTACGCCCTCGCCGAGGGCTGCGACCTGCTCGTCATCGAGTCGACCTTCCTCGACGAGGACGAGGAACTCGCCGTCGAGCACGGTCACCTGACGGCCGGTCAGGCAGCTCGGGTGGCCCGGGACGCCGGCGTGCGGCACCTCGTGCTGACCCACTTCAGCCAGCGCTACACCGACCCGGACGAGTTCGAGCGTCAGGCCCGGGCCGCCGGGTACGAGGGTGAGCTGACCGTGGCCCACGACCTACTGAGGGTGCCGGTTCCGAAGCGTCGGTGA
- a CDS encoding VOC family protein, whose amino-acid sequence MELAQVRLLVTDFAACYRFYGEVLGLKPQSGAAQGPYEKFSPAVGSAGIALQDRSMMAEVLDELGDTAAGHRSLVVLRVDGLDAYCEEITMRGATVLHGPAPMTDRMRVAHLKDPEGNVVELQEWLLLRG is encoded by the coding sequence GTGGAGCTCGCACAGGTTCGTCTGCTCGTGACCGACTTCGCCGCTTGTTACCGCTTCTACGGCGAGGTCCTCGGCCTCAAACCGCAGTCGGGGGCGGCGCAGGGGCCGTACGAGAAGTTCAGCCCCGCGGTGGGCTCCGCGGGGATCGCGTTGCAGGACCGGTCGATGATGGCCGAGGTGCTCGACGAGCTGGGCGACACGGCGGCCGGTCACCGCTCCCTGGTGGTGCTGCGGGTGGACGGGCTGGACGCGTACTGCGAGGAGATCACGATGCGCGGCGCGACGGTCCTGCACGGCCCGGCGCCCATGACGGACCGCATGCGGGTGGCGCATCTCAAGGACCCCGAGGGCAACGTGGTGGAGCTCCAGGAGTGGCTGCTGCTGCGCGGCTGA
- the hrcA gene encoding heat-inducible transcriptional repressor HrcA, translating to MLSERRLQVLRAIVQDYVGTEEPVGSKALTERHSLGVSPATVRNDMAALEDEGYIAQPHTSAGRIPTDKGYRLFVDKLAGVKPMTAPERRAIQNFLEGAVDLDDVVARTVRLLAQLTRQVAVVQYPSLTRSTVRHVELLSLAPARVMLVLITDTGRVEQRVVDCPAPFGDASLADLRARLNSRVANRRFADVPSLVEDLPEAFEHEDRGTVSTVLSTLLETLVEENEERLMIGGTANLTRFGHDFPLTIRPVLEALEEQVVLLKLLGEAQDPGVTVRIGHENAHEGLNSTSVVSVGYGSGGEAVAKLGVVGPTRMDYPGTMGAVRAVARYVGQILAES from the coding sequence ATGCTCAGTGAACGCAGGCTTCAGGTGCTGCGCGCCATCGTCCAGGACTACGTCGGCACCGAGGAGCCGGTGGGCTCCAAGGCCCTCACCGAGCGGCACAGCCTCGGCGTCTCCCCGGCCACCGTCCGCAATGACATGGCGGCCCTCGAGGACGAGGGGTACATCGCCCAGCCGCACACCAGTGCCGGGCGCATCCCCACGGACAAGGGCTACCGGCTGTTCGTCGACAAGCTCGCCGGCGTCAAGCCGATGACCGCGCCCGAGCGGCGCGCGATCCAGAACTTCCTCGAGGGCGCCGTCGACCTCGACGACGTCGTGGCGCGTACGGTGCGGCTGCTCGCGCAGCTCACGCGTCAGGTCGCCGTGGTGCAGTACCCGTCGCTGACCCGATCGACGGTGCGGCACGTGGAGCTGCTCTCCCTGGCGCCCGCCCGCGTCATGCTCGTGCTGATCACGGACACCGGGCGGGTCGAGCAGCGGGTCGTCGACTGCCCGGCGCCCTTCGGCGACGCCTCGCTCGCGGATCTGCGCGCCCGGCTCAACAGCCGTGTGGCGAACCGCCGTTTCGCGGATGTGCCGAGTCTGGTGGAGGATCTCCCGGAGGCGTTCGAGCACGAGGACCGGGGTACGGTCTCTACGGTGCTCTCCACACTTCTGGAGACGCTCGTCGAGGAGAACGAGGAGCGGCTGATGATCGGCGGCACCGCCAATCTGACCCGCTTCGGGCATGACTTCCCTCTCACGATCCGGCCGGTGCTGGAAGCGCTTGAGGAGCAGGTCGTGCTCCTCAAGCTGCTCGGCGAGGCGCAGGATCCGGGCGTGACCGTACGGATCGGTCACGAGAACGCCCACGAAGGACTCAACTCCACGTCCGTCGTGTCGGTCGGCTACGGTTCGGGCGGCGAGGCAGTCGCCAAGCTCGGCGTGGTCGGACCGACCCGCATGGACTACCCGGGAACGATGGGAGCGGTACGCGCAGTGGCACGGTACGTCGGACAGATCCTGGCGGAGTCGTAG
- a CDS encoding nitronate monooxygenase yields the protein MSSALTDLFPLPIVQAPMAGGVSVPQLAAAVCEAGGLGFLAAGYKTPDGMYQEIKQLRSLTGRPFGVNVFMPQPELADPAAVDVYAHQLAGEATWYEAELGDPDSGRDDGFEAKLVVLRDNPVPVVSFHFGVPSREVVDALHRVGTFVLAAATTPDEARAVERAGADGVIAQGVEAGGHQGTHRDIPELDGSGIGLLSLIAQVREAVSIPIVAAGGIMRGGQIAGVLAAGASAAQLGTAFLATHESGANALHKQALTNPLFVRTELTRAFSGRPARGLVNRFLREHGPYAPAAYPEIHHLTSPLRKAAAKAGDAQGMALWAGQGHRMARELPAGQLVEVLAGELAAARASSAGGGAL from the coding sequence ATGTCCTCCGCACTGACCGATCTCTTCCCCCTTCCGATCGTGCAGGCCCCCATGGCGGGCGGCGTCTCCGTACCGCAGCTCGCCGCGGCCGTGTGCGAGGCGGGCGGGCTCGGGTTCCTCGCCGCCGGGTACAAGACCCCCGACGGGATGTACCAGGAGATCAAGCAGCTCCGGAGCCTCACGGGCAGGCCCTTCGGCGTCAACGTCTTCATGCCGCAGCCGGAGCTGGCCGACCCCGCCGCCGTGGACGTCTACGCCCACCAGCTGGCCGGCGAGGCCACCTGGTACGAGGCCGAGCTCGGCGATCCGGACAGCGGACGCGACGACGGCTTCGAGGCCAAGCTCGTGGTGCTGCGCGACAACCCCGTGCCGGTGGTGTCGTTCCACTTCGGCGTCCCGAGCCGTGAGGTCGTCGACGCCCTGCACCGCGTCGGCACCTTCGTCCTGGCCGCCGCGACCACCCCCGACGAGGCCCGGGCGGTCGAACGGGCGGGTGCGGACGGGGTCATCGCCCAGGGCGTCGAGGCCGGGGGCCACCAGGGCACCCACCGGGACATCCCCGAGCTGGACGGCTCCGGCATCGGGCTGCTGTCGCTGATCGCCCAGGTCCGCGAGGCCGTGAGCATCCCGATCGTCGCCGCCGGCGGCATCATGCGCGGCGGCCAGATCGCGGGGGTCCTCGCGGCGGGCGCGAGCGCGGCCCAGCTGGGCACCGCCTTCCTCGCCACGCACGAGTCGGGCGCGAACGCCCTGCACAAGCAGGCGCTGACCAACCCGCTGTTCGTCCGCACGGAGCTGACCCGGGCGTTCTCCGGGCGGCCCGCGCGCGGCCTCGTCAACCGGTTCCTGCGCGAGCACGGCCCGTACGCGCCCGCCGCCTACCCCGAGATCCACCACCTCACCTCGCCGCTGCGCAAGGCCGCCGCCAAGGCCGGTGACGCGCAGGGCATGGCGCTGTGGGCCGGGCAGGGGCACCGGATGGCGCGGGAGCTGCCCGCCGGGCAACTGGTCGAGGTGCTGGCCGGTGAACTGGCCGCCGCCCGAGCCTCGTCGGCGGGCGGGGGCGCGCTGTGA